From Kineosporia succinea, the proteins below share one genomic window:
- a CDS encoding bifunctional diguanylate cyclase/phosphodiesterase: MLTRDRQDRREETEPAARGNTPSPVLLGALGVLVLLIALQALVPGAAADLLHSLVAIGAVLTGLFGVLHHRPARRRGWYLMLGGAALWVLGDVVAVLDGGLDVSSNLPALSDLLSLCAFPVLAAATLDFSRARGGSRDAGAVIDALVVTTSVGVVIGVFLIAPLAETSSLTLTTKAVGTAYLLGDLFLLGVLARMYSVPSAHTLSYTLLASGLFLMLAADTGYQVTSLITSSADSNGLVDAGWLFGYLLIGAAACTPSMRELADPEPTPAETTLSLRRQAALVVALILPGMVLLADGFGSAARHWPIIAAGMLLVCLLILVRILWLISTVQDQSVRLEGLVRTDGLTGAPNRRTWDYELKRATDMAREHGTSLCIAMIDLDKFKTFNDTKGHQAGDMLLRDSVAAWTAQIRPPALLARYGGEEFALLAPGFSPLQLATVLERLRSVTPHGQTFSAGVAQWDPLTDPGKAVAAADEALYAAKRAGRDRVVIAGDEPPAGPPTGPISFTSITVKADPIRPADESGPPLASRRGRRRVHRMPKFEMVTQPIVDLRVQQVCAHEALARFDFPGTFPDTSEVFRQAYREGFGDLLELAAIRAALDLPDRPKDHDLYVNASARALMSARMRTGLPDDLAGVTIELSEDPGDVDMNDLLRVVNDLRDRGAGIALDDVGAGAQEFARLAMLQPDMVKIDRTLVVGSAGDRGRTAVVRGLVNYAESMNSLICAEGAETARDLGHLAALGVTHAQGNLLAAPKPGWQSLNPPTGFTPFVPVEPAPEPETAWTFRPPGYDDLSYDNPAFDPNATNPLVIRQDPED; the protein is encoded by the coding sequence GTGCTGACCCGCGATCGGCAGGACCGGCGCGAGGAGACCGAACCGGCCGCGCGCGGCAACACGCCCTCGCCCGTCCTGCTCGGCGCCCTGGGTGTGCTCGTCCTCCTGATCGCGCTGCAGGCCCTGGTGCCGGGTGCCGCCGCCGACCTCCTCCACTCGCTCGTCGCCATCGGTGCCGTGCTGACCGGGCTGTTCGGCGTCCTCCATCACCGCCCCGCCCGCCGCCGCGGCTGGTACCTGATGCTCGGGGGCGCCGCGCTCTGGGTCCTCGGCGACGTCGTCGCCGTCCTCGACGGCGGCCTTGACGTGTCGAGCAACCTCCCCGCCCTGTCCGACCTGCTCTCGCTGTGCGCCTTCCCGGTGCTGGCCGCCGCCACGCTCGACTTCTCCCGGGCCCGCGGCGGCAGCCGCGACGCCGGCGCCGTGATCGACGCGCTGGTGGTGACCACCAGCGTCGGCGTGGTGATCGGCGTGTTCCTGATCGCCCCGCTGGCCGAGACCTCGTCACTCACCCTGACCACCAAGGCCGTCGGCACCGCGTACCTGCTCGGCGACCTGTTCCTGCTCGGCGTGCTGGCCCGGATGTACTCGGTGCCCAGCGCCCACACGCTCTCGTACACGCTGCTCGCCAGTGGCCTGTTCCTGATGCTGGCGGCCGACACCGGTTATCAGGTCACCTCGCTGATCACCTCCAGCGCCGACTCCAACGGCCTGGTCGACGCCGGCTGGCTGTTCGGGTACCTGCTGATCGGCGCCGCCGCCTGCACCCCGTCGATGCGCGAACTGGCCGACCCGGAGCCCACCCCGGCCGAGACCACGCTCAGCCTGCGTCGCCAGGCCGCCCTGGTGGTCGCGCTGATCCTTCCCGGCATGGTGCTGCTGGCCGACGGTTTCGGCAGCGCGGCCCGGCACTGGCCGATCATCGCCGCCGGCATGCTGCTGGTCTGCCTGCTCATCCTGGTGCGCATCCTCTGGCTGATCTCGACCGTGCAGGACCAGTCGGTGCGCCTCGAGGGCCTGGTGCGCACCGACGGCCTGACCGGCGCCCCGAACCGGCGCACCTGGGACTACGAGCTCAAGCGGGCCACCGACATGGCCCGCGAACACGGGACCTCGCTGTGCATCGCGATGATCGACCTGGACAAGTTCAAGACCTTCAACGACACCAAGGGGCACCAGGCCGGCGACATGCTGCTGCGCGACTCGGTGGCCGCCTGGACCGCCCAGATCCGCCCGCCGGCCCTGCTCGCGCGCTACGGCGGCGAGGAGTTCGCCCTCCTGGCCCCCGGTTTCAGCCCGCTCCAGCTGGCCACCGTGCTGGAGCGGCTGCGGTCGGTGACGCCGCACGGCCAGACCTTCTCGGCCGGGGTCGCGCAGTGGGACCCGCTGACCGACCCGGGCAAGGCCGTCGCGGCCGCCGACGAGGCGCTGTACGCGGCCAAGCGCGCCGGCCGCGACCGCGTCGTCATCGCCGGTGACGAGCCCCCGGCCGGACCGCCCACCGGCCCGATCTCGTTCACCTCGATCACCGTCAAGGCCGACCCGATCCGCCCGGCCGACGAGTCCGGGCCGCCCCTGGCCTCGCGGCGTGGCCGCCGCCGGGTGCACCGGATGCCGAAGTTCGAGATGGTCACCCAGCCGATCGTCGACCTGCGGGTGCAGCAGGTCTGCGCGCACGAGGCCCTGGCCCGCTTCGACTTCCCCGGCACCTTCCCAGACACCAGCGAGGTGTTCCGCCAGGCCTACCGCGAGGGCTTCGGCGACCTGCTCGAACTGGCCGCGATCCGGGCCGCTCTCGACCTGCCCGACCGCCCGAAGGACCACGACCTCTACGTCAACGCCTCGGCCCGCGCACTGATGTCGGCCCGCATGCGCACCGGCCTGCCCGACGACCTGGCCGGCGTGACCATCGAGCTCAGCGAGGACCCGGGCGACGTCGACATGAACGACCTGCTGCGCGTGGTCAACGACCTGCGCGACCGGGGCGCGGGTATCGCCCTGGACGACGTCGGCGCGGGCGCCCAGGAGTTCGCCCGGCTGGCCATGCTCCAGCCCGACATGGTCAAGATCGACCGCACCCTGGTGGTCGGCAGCGCCGGTGACCGGGGACGCACCGCCGTGGTGCGCGGCCTGGTGAACTACGCCGAGTCGATGAACTCGCTGATCTGCGCCGAGGGCGCCGAGACGGCCCGCGACCTGGGCCACCTCGCCGCCCTCGGGGTCACCCACGCTCAGGGCAACCTGCTGGCGGCGCCGAAACCGGGCTGGCAGAGCCTGAACCCGCCGACCGGCTTCACCCCGTTCGTGCCCGTCGAGCCCGCGCCCGAGCCGGAGACCGCCTGGACCTTCCGGCCGCCCGGCTACGACGACCTGAGCTACGACAACCCCGCCTTCGACCCGAACGCGACCAATCCCCTGGTGATCCGGCAGGACCCGGAGGACTGA
- a CDS encoding TIM-barrel domain-containing protein, whose translation MLLLPVVPARAATATDAGIAGRATVRSGAARFQVLSPTLIRTEYAGDEKFVDAGTFNVVGRKSFAPPRFTSRTSQGWLTIDTGELELRYKTGSGAFGDDNLRIALKAGRQNVEASPWAGKGVKSCDYGSLCEAEGLTSEGLGVATNHSGYTGAGFVAGFESTGNALKLMVDAPVAGASQLALRYANDRGADGQVTARTLRVSVDGDAGTSFPLPPSGSWDTWAVATVPLSLTAGRHEITVLRGPAESGQVNVDSLAVLAAGAAYPAPSAPEPEPCVFGTVCEAETGAPAGGAKVADDHNGFSGSGFVAGLESANASDMITVTGVPKAGRYRLQLRYANGKAGSQAVQKRSVSVRVGSAAASTMELEPTSGWDYWRTDTAPVTLAKGTNTVRIACPAADSCHVNIDTVALTTSASPVLAPHAALGGYRRGLDGVNGDTKTNPGLLYHDGWSLLDDTTSALWDPSKKKVTQRVSHTGGYQDGYVFGYGQDYTTALSDLSKLTGPTLTLPEWAYGVWYAEYYDRTDAEFRAIVERFEKEKVPLDVLVVDTDFKAPDKWNGWSVDPTRFPDPKAFNAWLHQKGLHTTWNIHPSILGSDQKFAAAQATAKGKLQRTGCNGGADCYTFDWGDPDQLKAYLDLHDDVEKTGVDFWWLDWCCDASRSTLPGVTGDAWINQQYAQRNGFAFSRAYGSLQSGGYGNPTAVSTGPWADKRTTLHFTGDTISTWETLRMLVGYTPGESVATGLASISHDIGGHTGGLQEPGTEPGSTKLPDDLYARWVQLGTFQPIDRLHSNHSDRLPWQYGAEAEASAAKFLRLREKLRPYTYRAAKEATRTGTPIVRPLYLAYPGEQEAYATAGAEYLYGPDYLVAPVTTGGASATTSVWFPPGSSWTDYFTGKKYKGGTTAEVTTGLDTMPVFVRGR comes from the coding sequence ATGCTCTTGCTGCCAGTGGTTCCGGCCCGGGCCGCGACGGCGACAGATGCGGGGATCGCCGGTCGTGCCACGGTGAGGTCGGGCGCCGCCCGCTTCCAGGTGCTCTCGCCCACCCTGATCCGCACCGAGTACGCCGGTGACGAGAAGTTCGTCGACGCGGGCACGTTCAACGTGGTCGGCCGAAAGTCCTTCGCACCGCCCCGGTTCACCAGCCGCACCAGCCAGGGCTGGCTCACCATCGACACCGGTGAGCTCGAGCTGCGCTACAAGACCGGCTCGGGCGCCTTCGGCGACGACAATCTGCGCATCGCCCTGAAGGCGGGCAGGCAGAACGTCGAGGCCTCGCCGTGGGCCGGGAAGGGCGTCAAGAGCTGCGACTACGGCAGTCTCTGCGAGGCCGAGGGGCTCACCTCGGAGGGTCTCGGTGTGGCCACCAACCACAGTGGTTACACCGGAGCCGGTTTCGTGGCCGGGTTCGAGAGCACGGGCAATGCTCTGAAGCTGATGGTGGACGCGCCGGTCGCCGGCGCCTCGCAGCTCGCCCTGCGCTACGCGAACGACCGCGGTGCGGACGGGCAGGTCACCGCCCGCACGTTGCGGGTGTCGGTGGACGGGGACGCGGGGACGTCGTTCCCGTTGCCTCCCAGCGGTTCGTGGGACACCTGGGCCGTGGCCACCGTGCCGCTGTCGCTGACCGCGGGGCGGCACGAGATCACCGTGCTGCGCGGTCCGGCCGAGTCGGGGCAGGTGAACGTCGACAGCCTGGCCGTGCTCGCGGCCGGGGCGGCCTACCCGGCGCCGAGTGCGCCGGAGCCGGAACCCTGCGTCTTCGGCACGGTCTGCGAGGCCGAGACCGGCGCGCCGGCCGGTGGGGCGAAGGTCGCGGACGACCACAACGGCTTCTCCGGAAGCGGTTTCGTGGCCGGGCTGGAGAGCGCGAACGCCTCCGACATGATCACCGTGACCGGGGTGCCGAAGGCCGGCCGGTACCGCCTGCAGCTGCGGTACGCCAACGGCAAGGCGGGTTCCCAGGCCGTGCAGAAGCGTTCGGTGAGTGTGCGGGTCGGCTCGGCCGCCGCGTCCACCATGGAGCTGGAACCCACCAGCGGCTGGGACTACTGGCGCACCGACACCGCCCCCGTGACCCTGGCCAAGGGCACGAACACCGTGAGGATCGCCTGCCCGGCGGCTGATTCCTGCCACGTGAACATCGACACGGTGGCCCTGACCACCTCGGCGTCACCGGTGCTCGCCCCGCACGCGGCCCTGGGCGGCTACCGGCGCGGGCTCGACGGCGTGAACGGTGACACGAAGACCAACCCGGGCCTGCTCTACCACGACGGCTGGTCGCTGCTCGACGACACCACCTCGGCGCTCTGGGACCCGTCGAAGAAGAAGGTGACGCAACGGGTCTCGCACACCGGCGGCTATCAGGACGGTTACGTCTTCGGCTACGGCCAGGACTACACCACGGCCCTGAGCGACCTCTCCAAGCTCACCGGGCCGACCCTGACGCTGCCCGAATGGGCCTACGGCGTCTGGTACGCCGAGTACTACGACCGCACGGACGCCGAGTTCAGGGCCATCGTCGAGCGTTTCGAGAAGGAGAAGGTGCCGCTCGACGTGCTCGTGGTCGACACCGACTTCAAGGCCCCGGACAAGTGGAACGGCTGGTCGGTCGACCCGACCCGGTTCCCCGACCCCAAGGCCTTCAACGCCTGGCTGCACCAGAAGGGTCTGCACACCACCTGGAACATCCACCCGAGCATCCTGGGCAGCGACCAGAAGTTCGCGGCCGCACAGGCCACGGCCAAGGGCAAGCTGCAGCGCACGGGCTGCAACGGCGGCGCCGACTGCTACACCTTCGACTGGGGCGATCCCGACCAGCTGAAGGCCTATCTCGACCTGCACGACGACGTCGAGAAGACCGGCGTGGACTTCTGGTGGCTCGACTGGTGCTGCGACGCCTCCCGTTCCACGCTCCCGGGCGTGACCGGCGACGCGTGGATCAACCAGCAGTACGCGCAGCGCAACGGTTTCGCGTTCAGCCGGGCCTACGGCTCGCTCCAGTCGGGCGGCTACGGCAACCCGACGGCGGTCTCGACCGGTCCCTGGGCCGACAAGCGCACCACGCTCCACTTCACCGGTGACACCATCTCGACCTGGGAAACCCTGCGGATGCTGGTCGGTTACACACCCGGCGAGTCGGTGGCGACCGGTCTGGCGTCGATCAGTCACGACATCGGCGGGCACACCGGCGGGCTGCAGGAGCCGGGCACCGAACCGGGCAGCACCAAGCTTCCCGACGACCTGTACGCGCGCTGGGTGCAGCTCGGCACGTTCCAGCCGATCGACCGGCTGCACTCCAACCACAGCGACCGGCTGCCCTGGCAGTACGGAGCCGAGGCGGAGGCGTCGGCCGCGAAGTTCCTGCGCCTGCGCGAGAAGCTGCGGCCGTACACCTACCGGGCCGCCAAGGAGGCGACCCGCACCGGTACCCCGATCGTGCGTCCGCTCTACCTGGCCTACCCGGGCGAGCAGGAGGCCTACGCCACGGCCGGGGCCGAGTATCTCTACGGTCCGGACTATCTCGTGGCCCCGGTGACGACGGGCGGCGCGAGCGCGACCACGTCGGTGTGGTTCCCGCCGGGCAGCAGCTGGACGGACTACTTCACCGGCAAGAAGTACAAGGGTGGCACGACCGCGGAGGTGACCACCGGGCTGGACACCATGCCGGTGTTCGTGCGCGGGCGCTGA
- a CDS encoding ATP-binding protein: protein MTTFPELELEPCSREPIRTPGCIQPHGALMVLDPQGFQMMQRSQNLELVTGSDLPVGTCLTHPGNDWLEPLTTALAEWLPLGPTSPLGLRLAAPARDLSTLAHLTQQGVIVEFEPWRTSRPGDPPEALGDLSSRFARLLATDRSQDLAAQLVSELRVLTGFHRVVVYQFAENGDCTVLAEESADGTTAYLGLRFPARHVPAQARRLYLQVPVRQVPDVDYVPVPLEPELSPVDGQPLDLGAVHLRSTSDHHREFMRRMRTPASMSVSLVIDGELWGMVSCHHDRPRAIDRRTRTVCALVGQIASEHWGSLLRAEQERRHGERRRLASELAEVLSTVPEPGACITIRPDLWLSLTEADGVAQVTGDAVTRVGRTPSPAELTSLARFLDQDDHGEIAAYESSAHLPAPLRDSVTGLLAVSLPGERPRYLLWFRSSVRQIVSWAGEQRPRAGEQFPASLLPADFSPWDEEIHDRSRAWSPIDNEMAEKMRDVVTSLLLRQTVQVQSRLSVQLSDANRELESFTYSVAHDLRAPLRHISQFAERIREVVDTGPAVPDGLSGLVDSLTRSADWGGRLIDDLLAFARLGRTSLRITDVDLDALARSVCDAFARDNPDRPVEWQIARLPVCLGDEQLLMLALHNLVDNAIKYTAEVRPSRISIAGDIVDGQVVCTVSDNGIGFDMNYQQKVFDVFVRLHEDRAGLGTGIGLASVRRIIERHGGKVFANSEPSGGARIGFTLPHTRPEAS, encoded by the coding sequence ATGACGACGTTCCCGGAACTGGAGCTGGAGCCGTGCTCACGTGAACCCATCCGGACACCTGGCTGCATTCAGCCGCACGGTGCCCTGATGGTCCTGGACCCACAAGGTTTCCAGATGATGCAGAGAAGTCAGAATCTCGAACTGGTCACCGGCAGCGATCTGCCCGTCGGCACCTGTCTGACGCACCCGGGGAACGACTGGCTCGAGCCCTTGACCACAGCCCTGGCCGAATGGCTGCCTCTGGGCCCGACCTCCCCTCTCGGCCTGCGCCTCGCCGCGCCGGCGAGGGACCTCAGCACCCTGGCCCATCTGACACAGCAGGGTGTCATTGTTGAGTTCGAACCCTGGCGCACCTCCCGGCCCGGTGACCCCCCGGAGGCGCTGGGAGACCTGTCGAGCCGTTTCGCGCGATTGCTGGCGACCGACCGGAGCCAGGACCTGGCAGCCCAGCTGGTTTCAGAATTGCGGGTCCTCACCGGTTTTCACCGTGTCGTCGTCTACCAGTTCGCCGAGAACGGAGACTGCACTGTTCTGGCCGAGGAGAGCGCCGACGGCACCACCGCCTATCTGGGGCTCCGATTTCCCGCTCGGCACGTCCCGGCCCAAGCCCGCCGTCTCTACCTCCAGGTTCCCGTCCGGCAGGTCCCCGACGTCGACTACGTCCCGGTACCGCTGGAACCGGAGTTGAGCCCGGTCGACGGACAGCCTCTCGACCTCGGTGCCGTTCACCTTCGCAGCACCTCCGATCACCACCGCGAGTTCATGCGCCGCATGCGTACACCGGCCTCGATGTCGGTCTCCCTCGTCATCGACGGGGAACTCTGGGGAATGGTGTCGTGCCATCACGACCGCCCCCGTGCGATCGACCGACGCACCCGGACCGTGTGCGCGCTGGTCGGCCAGATCGCCTCAGAACACTGGGGATCTCTGCTCCGGGCCGAACAGGAGAGGCGCCATGGCGAACGACGGCGCCTGGCCTCCGAACTGGCCGAAGTGCTGAGCACTGTGCCGGAGCCGGGGGCCTGCATCACGATCCGTCCCGACCTCTGGCTGAGTCTGACCGAGGCCGACGGGGTGGCGCAGGTGACAGGCGACGCGGTCACCCGGGTGGGCCGGACCCCGTCTCCCGCCGAGTTGACCTCGCTGGCTCGTTTCCTGGATCAGGACGACCACGGTGAGATCGCGGCGTACGAATCCTCGGCGCATCTTCCGGCACCGCTGCGGGACTCGGTCACAGGGCTGCTGGCCGTGTCCCTCCCGGGCGAACGTCCGCGGTACCTCTTGTGGTTTCGCTCTTCGGTCCGCCAGATCGTCTCGTGGGCCGGTGAACAGCGACCCCGTGCCGGCGAGCAGTTTCCCGCCTCGCTGCTGCCGGCCGACTTCTCGCCGTGGGACGAAGAGATCCACGACCGGTCACGTGCCTGGTCACCCATCGACAACGAGATGGCGGAGAAGATGCGCGACGTCGTCACCAGTCTGCTGCTGCGGCAGACCGTGCAAGTTCAGTCCAGGCTCAGCGTCCAGCTGAGCGACGCCAACCGCGAGTTGGAGAGTTTCACCTATTCCGTGGCCCACGACCTGCGGGCACCTCTCCGGCACATCTCACAGTTCGCCGAGCGGATTCGCGAGGTCGTGGATACCGGTCCGGCGGTGCCCGACGGGCTGTCCGGCCTGGTGGACAGCCTGACCCGCTCGGCCGACTGGGGAGGTCGTCTCATCGACGACCTGCTGGCCTTCGCCCGTCTCGGGCGGACCTCGCTCCGCATCACCGATGTCGACCTGGACGCGTTGGCCAGATCTGTTTGCGACGCCTTCGCCCGGGACAATCCTGACCGCCCGGTGGAGTGGCAGATCGCCCGGCTCCCCGTGTGCCTCGGGGACGAGCAGCTCTTGATGCTGGCCCTGCACAATCTCGTCGACAACGCGATCAAGTACACGGCCGAGGTCCGGCCCAGCCGGATCAGCATCGCCGGCGACATCGTGGACGGCCAGGTCGTCTGCACCGTCTCGGACAACGGAATCGGCTTCGACATGAACTACCAGCAGAAGGTGTTCGACGTCTTCGTACGACTGCACGAGGATCGTGCCGGCCTCGGCACGGGCATCGGCCTCGCCTCGGTCCGCCGCATCATCGAGCGCCACGGTGGAAAGGTCTTCGCCAACAGCGAGCCCTCCGGCGGCGCCCGCATCGGGTTCACCCTGCCCCACACCCGCCCGGAGGCGTCGTGA
- a CDS encoding response regulator gives MNVLTQDRLLLVDDDPTDQEMITHALVSAGWAADRMDCLNDGAEALDYLHRREAFTGRGRHDPRVVLCDLKMPRVDGLELLREIKSDPLFRHIPVVMFTGSEGERDIQQCYDRGANGFLVKPMRPAEFRSMLADFATFWLIHNRSVSTPTHDARLGPRDDGR, from the coding sequence GTGAACGTCCTGACCCAGGACCGTCTCCTGCTGGTCGACGACGATCCGACTGATCAGGAGATGATCACCCACGCTCTGGTCTCGGCCGGTTGGGCCGCCGACCGCATGGACTGCCTGAACGACGGGGCCGAGGCACTCGACTACCTCCACCGACGTGAGGCCTTCACCGGTCGAGGCCGACACGATCCGCGGGTGGTGCTCTGCGATCTGAAGATGCCGAGGGTCGACGGGCTCGAACTCCTGAGGGAGATCAAGAGTGACCCCTTGTTCCGTCACATACCGGTCGTCATGTTCACCGGGTCGGAGGGCGAGCGGGACATTCAGCAGTGTTATGACAGGGGAGCCAACGGATTCCTCGTCAAGCCCATGCGGCCGGCCGAGTTTCGATCAATGCTGGCCGACTTCGCCACCTTTTGGCTCATCCACAACCGGAGTGTCTCGACTCCAACCCATGACGCCCGCCTAGGCCCACGGGACGACGGACGCTAG
- the fdhD gene encoding formate dehydrogenase accessory sulfurtransferase FdhD has product MGHLVDRRRVVRVRGAGSPGAAATTRPDSLAVEAPLTIKAGETTIATTMRTPGHDLELALGWLVAEGVARSSSDLTELTSCDTDTVRVGLAPGVPVPQPRLGATSSACGVCGSDTIAEVLNRRPDRPLEVAPLIDAGVLVSLPDRLREAQRAFDRTGGLHAAGLFTPEGELLCVREDVGRHNAVDKVVGWALTHGLLPASNTVLQVSGRASFELTQKATMAGIPVLSAVSAPSTLAVDLAEEAGLTLAGFVRGDSMNLYAHASRVRVEVPVTV; this is encoded by the coding sequence ATGGGACATCTCGTGGACCGTCGCCGGGTCGTCCGCGTGCGTGGGGCAGGAAGCCCCGGGGCCGCGGCGACCACCCGCCCCGACTCACTCGCGGTGGAGGCACCGCTGACCATCAAGGCCGGTGAGACCACCATCGCCACCACCATGCGCACCCCGGGTCACGACCTGGAGCTGGCGCTCGGCTGGCTGGTGGCCGAGGGCGTGGCCCGCTCGTCCTCCGACCTGACCGAACTGACCTCGTGCGACACCGACACCGTGCGCGTGGGTCTCGCCCCCGGCGTCCCGGTTCCGCAGCCGCGTCTGGGGGCCACGTCGTCGGCCTGTGGGGTGTGCGGGAGCGACACGATCGCCGAGGTGCTGAACCGGCGGCCCGACCGGCCGCTCGAGGTCGCGCCCCTGATCGACGCCGGGGTGCTGGTGTCGCTGCCCGACCGGCTGCGGGAGGCGCAGCGCGCGTTCGACCGCACCGGCGGCCTGCACGCGGCCGGGCTCTTCACGCCCGAGGGCGAGCTGCTCTGCGTGCGGGAGGACGTGGGCCGGCACAACGCGGTGGACAAGGTCGTGGGCTGGGCGCTCACCCACGGGCTGCTGCCCGCGTCGAACACCGTGCTGCAGGTCAGCGGGCGGGCCTCGTTCGAGCTGACGCAGAAGGCGACGATGGCCGGGATCCCGGTGCTGTCGGCGGTTTCCGCACCCTCGACGCTCGCGGTCGATCTGGCCGAGGAGGCCGGGCTGACGCTGGCCGGGTTCGTGCGGGGCGACTCGATGAACCTCTACGCGCACGCCTCGCGGGTGCGCGTAGAGGTTCCCGTGACGGTTTAG